One genomic region from Drosophila subpulchrella strain 33 F10 #4 breed RU33 chromosome 2R, RU_Dsub_v1.1 Primary Assembly, whole genome shotgun sequence encodes:
- the LOC119550549 gene encoding protein late bloomer — protein sequence MACRESFIKAILIILNVLLSLIGVTLIALSVYELNSSTPGTFEHIAIVVQIFVGTFVVLTSFLGCFATARVSLGLVWSYVICLLILLCLQIYIIAAAHSTDYVERSRRDFLALWADQKANGERISLIEQKYSCCGQLGPHDYILMGRAIPNNCYKAFQRHGDYLFTEGCLQAVQAHATDNVAVGLIIKWLLLLVEFAALGAATYLGITVRNKLRRERF from the exons ATGGCCTGCCGCGAATCGTTCATCAAAGCCATTCTTATCATACTTAATGTGTTGCTTTCG CTGATTGGAGTGACTCTGATTGCCCTGTCGGTGTACGAGTTGAATAGCTCTACGCCGGGCACCTTTGAGCACATCGCCATCGTTGTCCAGATCTTCGTGGGCACCTTCGTGGTTCTGACCTCGTTTCTGGGCTGCTTTGCCACGGCTCGGGTTTCCCTCGGCCTCGTTTGGAGT TATGTTATCTGCCTGCTGATCCTGCTGTGCCTGCAGATCTACATCATTGCGGCAGCCCACTCCACGGACTACGTGGAGCGCTCCAGGAGGGACTTCCTGGCCCTCTGGGCCGATCAAAAGGCCAATGGAGAACGCATATCGCTCATTGAACAAAAG TACTCTTGCTGCGGCCAGTTGGGCCCCCATGACTACATTCTGATGGGTCGGGCCATACCCAATAACTGCTACAAGGCGTTCCAGCGCCACGGAGACTACCTCTTCACCGAGGGCTGCCTGCAGGCCGTGCAGGCTCATGCCACCGACAACGTGGCCGTCGGCCTCATCATCAagtggctgctgctgttggtggaG TTTGCCGCCCTGGGAGCCGCCACCTATTTGGGCATCACGGTGCGCAACAAATTGCGGCGCGAGAGATTCTAA
- the LOC119550355 gene encoding protein late bloomer — MGCATTSVKITSIVLNAILGFLAAGAIGWIAFYADTETEEFVIAAYIACSVILVFALLGIFAAIRESVALTATSAVFLLILAVPQIVSTLLFLHQYEAKSGQEVVELAWQANNMDALQQKHECCGKSSAQDYIHLSQQIPPSCYADLNQVPDHLYLEGCIEKLQSFYESDKLRFIIVSWVLVAFELICFALAVFLAISFKNKQRRMEF, encoded by the exons ATGGGCTGCGCCACGACCAGCGTTAAGATCACCTCCATCGTTCTGAATGCCATTTTAGGG TTTCTGGCGGCCGGGGCTATAGGATGGATTGCCTTTTATGCGGATACGGAGACCGAAGAATTCGTCATAGCAGCCTACATAGCGTGCTCGGTCATCCTGGTATTCGCCTTGCTGGGCATCTTTGCGGCCATTCGGGAATCGGTGGCTCTGACAGCAACG AGTGCCGTGTTCCTTCTGATCCTGGCCGTTCCGCAGATAGTGAGCACCCTCCTGTTCCTCCACCAGTACGAAGCGAAGAGCGGCCAGGAGGTGGTGGAGCTGGCCTGGCAGGCGAACAACATGGACGCACTGCAGCAGAAGCACGAGTGCTGCGGCAAGAGCAGCGCCCAGGACTACATCCACCTCAGCCAGCAGATCCCGCCCAGTTGCTATGCAGATCTCAATCAGGTTCCCGACCATCTTTACTTGGAGGGGTGCATCGAGAAGCTGCAGAGCTTCTATGAGAGCGACAAGCTGCGCTTCATCATAGTCTCCTGGGTTCTGGTGGCCTTTGAG TTAATCTGCTTCGCCCTGGCCGTTTTCCTGGCCATTAGTTTTAAGAATAAGCAGCGGCGTATGGAGTTCTAA
- the LOC119550094 gene encoding tetraspanin-3 has translation MGCATGTLKYSLFLFNALWAILGILVLVFAGLGWGAMPDQYAIGILVLGGIILLTSLFGCCGAVRESPRMLWTYVSLLLVLLVLTVAFMFLSPKDVFKKYALQTVETHWEKEQTEPGSMDYIQRMYSCCGRESPRDYLNSQFWNNTVPDSCCKNGSCVNPLNLFVQGCLGRVEEAFEDEQSTLSYFEWGLLGFDAVILLLAAVLAIHYTNRQRRYNY, from the exons atggGTTGCGCAACGGGCACCTTAAAGTATTCGCTGTTCCTATTTAATGCGTTATGGGCG ATACTTGGCATCCTTGTGCTCGTTTTTGCCGGACTCGGCTGGGGAGCGATGCCAGATCAGTATGCCATCGGAATCCTGGTCCTTGGCGGCATTATCCTGTTGACTTCTCTGTTCGGATGCTGTGGAGCTGTTCGCGAATCGCCGCGCATGCTGTGGACG TATGTGTCACTGCTTCTGGTATTGCTGGTACTTACGGTGGCCTTTATGTTCCTGAGTCCCAAAGATGTGTTCAAGAAATACGCTCTGCAAACTGTTGAGACCCACTGGGAAAAGGAGCAGACTGAGCCGGGCAGTATGGATTATATTCAGAGGATG TACTCTTGCTGTGGCCGCGAGAGTCCCCGGGACTATCTGAATAGCCAATTCTGGAACAACACGGTACCGGATAGCTGTTGCAAAAACGGCAGCTGTGTGAATCCCCTGAATCTCTTTGTGCAGGGCTGCCTCGGCAGAGTGGAGGAGGCTTTCGAGGATGAACAATCCACATTGAGCTATTTTGAGTGGGGCCTGCTCGGATTCGAT GCTGTCATCCTCCTGCTGGCTGCCGTCTTGGCCATTCACTACACAAATCGCCAGAGGCGATACAACTATTAG
- the LOC119550663 gene encoding protein late bloomer, with product MGCTTGCVKCFLNTLNTLNALSGLLLIAIATLALSKAPLAYIVFLYGLGGVIFVSAILGCCGICQENVCMTATYGFLLLGQLIISLLGIFCFKFSKEYIEKFAKEEVQVKWNEELVEPGAMDIYQTLYECCGRDSPDDYVVIGRETLPSSCYPQGNTQEIPYQDGCALKTSQDFVDLFSYSNDSNWMAVVITVLMVFGAFYLVGRFRKQRIRYSY from the exons CTTTCGGGTCTATTGCTGATAGCCATTGCTACGCTTGCCCTCTCGAAAGCCCCTCTTGCTTACATCGTATTCCTATATGGACTGGGCGGCGTTATCTTCGTCTCGGCAATTCTGGGATGCTGTGGAATCTGCCAGGAGAACGTGTGCATGACCGCAACG TACGGATTCTTACTGTTGGGCCAACTGATAATTAGCTTGCTGGGCATTTTCTGCTTTAAATTTAGTAAGGAATACATTGAGAAGTTCGCCAAAGAGGAGGTTCAGGTAAAATGGAACGAGGAGCTGGTGGAACCCGGTGCAATGGACATTTACCAGACATTG TATGAGTGTTGTGGACGTGATAGCCCCGATGACTACGTGGTCATCGGCCGGGAAACCTTGCCTTCAAGCTGTTATCCCCAGGGGAATACCCAGGAGATCCCCTATCAAGATGGATGCGCCCTGAAAACCAgtcaggactttgtggatcTTTTCAGCTATTCAAACGACTCCAACTGGATGGCAGTGGTCATTACT GTTCTCATGGTGTTTGGTGCCTTTTATTTGGTCGGACGATTCCGCAAACAGCGCATTCGCTACAGCTACTAA